A portion of the Phocoena sinus isolate mPhoSin1 chromosome 9, mPhoSin1.pri, whole genome shotgun sequence genome contains these proteins:
- the FERD3L gene encoding fer3-like protein: protein MAAYPESCVDASVLDFVADLSLASPGHPLLCDFAPGVPYGDHQDLVLREEGPRSLARFEDDPEEEEGEVEEGGNEEEEEHGRGASLLGRPKRKRVITYAQRQAANIRERKRMFNLNEAFDQLRRKVPTFAYEKRLSRIETLRLAIVYISFMTELLESFEKETG from the coding sequence ATGGCAGCCTATCCCGAGAGCTGCGTGGACGCCAGCGTGCTGGACTTCGTCGCAGACCTGTCCCTAGCCTCCCCGGGGCACCCTCTTCTCTGCGACTTCGCACCCGGGGTCCCCTATGGAGACCACCAGGACCTTGTGCTCCGAGAGGAAGGACCCAGGAGTCTGGCGCGTTTTGAGGACGatccagaagaagaggagggtGAAGTAGAAGAGGGGGGAAACGAGGAGGAAGAGGAGCACGGGAGAGGCGCCTCCCTGCTGGGCCGCCCCAAGAGGAAAAGAGTGATCACGTACGCCCAGCGCCAAGCCGCCAACATCCGAGAGAGGAAGCGGATGTTCAACCTCAACGAGGCCTTCGACCAGCTGCGGAGGAAGGTACCCACTTTTGCTTACGAGAAGAGGCTGTCTCGGATCGAGACCCTACGCCTGGCCATCGTCTACATTTCCTTCATGACCGAGCTCTTGGAGAGCTTCGAGAAGGAAACCGGCTGA